One Salvelinus namaycush isolate Seneca unplaced genomic scaffold, SaNama_1.0 Scaffold1153, whole genome shotgun sequence genomic window carries:
- the LOC120035928 gene encoding gastrula zinc finger protein XlCGF49.1-like, with the protein MREVGEITVTLEEEEEETGDLINNRERPDSHSDRGKKSPSGEPDPDAPKPVRRHHCSQCNLSFKFLWKLKQHERTHIGEKPHHCSQCGKSFTLLGNLKKHKGIHTGEKPFQCSQCGKRFSRSQELKSHEMKHTGDRPHHCSHCGKSFTQLGSLNKHKRIHTGEKPYHCSQCGKSFIQLGNLNNHNIIHTEEKPFQCFYCGKRFSRSQDLKSHEMIHTGEKPHHCSHCAKSFTQLGSLNKHKKRIHSGEKS; encoded by the coding sequence gagagagaccagactctcactctgacagagggaagaagagtccttcaggggaaccagacccagatgCGCCCAAACCAGTGAGAcgacaccactgctcccagtgtaatTTGAGTTTTAAGTTTTTATGGAAACTGAAacagcatgagaggacacacataGGGGAGAAGccacaccactgctcccagtgtggaaagagttttaccctgttagggaacctgaaaaagcataaaggaatacacacaggagaaaagcctttccaatgttcccagtgtggaaagagattttcaCGATCACAGGAACTAAAATCACATGAGATGAAACACACAGGGGATAGACcacaccactgctcccattgtggaaagagttttacccagttagggagcctgaacaaacataagagaatacacacaggagaaaagccttaccactgctcccagtgtggaaagagttttatacagttagggaacctgaacaACCATAATATAATACACACAGAAGAAAAGCCATTCCAATGTTTCTACTGTGGAAAGAGATTTTCAAGATCACAGGACCTAAAATCACATGAGAtgatacacacaggggagaagccacaccactgctcccattgtgcaaagagttttacccagttaggaAGCCTGAACAAACATAAGAAGAGAATACACTCTGGAGAGAAATCTTAA